Proteins encoded in a region of the Elaeis guineensis isolate ETL-2024a chromosome 7, EG11, whole genome shotgun sequence genome:
- the LOC105032183 gene encoding glycerol-3-phosphate acyltransferase 1-like, protein MGRREKVFPMVLFSIAAHWLVCCYRAARKTRGYAFLRGNSCGPQQISSLHPSVTKCPSKGGAQTLVCDIQGTLLRSSSFFPFFMLVAFEGGNPLRALLLLLSFPFIWFLGDQHELSLRIMVLITFCGLRTRDMDTVARAVLPKFYLENLNLHSYEVLASTGKRVVITSLPRVMVEGFLRECLGVNDVVGAELQVVGGYYTGFVSRGVSMAVKHTAINELFGNSKPDVGLVSSCNPHDHLLISHCKEIYVSSGTGAVMPREKYPKPLVFHDGRLAFLPTPLATLSLFLWLPLGLTLAIIRALIGILLPYNAAIIAAALTGLHLRFQGLSTIETTTNNKNTRSTEGNKGVLYACNHRTLLDPIMVSTALGKPVTAVTYSLSKMSELIAPVKTVRMTRNRERDADTMRRLLDDGDLIVCPEGTTCREPYLLRFSSLFAEVADDIVPVAVDTKVSMFHGTTATGLKWLDPVFFLMNPWAEYRVEFLERMPSELTCTGGCSGWDVANRIQRRLADALGFGCTTLTRKDKYLMLAGNEGVVKQ, encoded by the exons atggggagaAGAGAGAAGGTGTTTCCCATGGTGCTGTTTAGTATAGCAGCACATTGGTTGGTGTGTTGTTACAGGGCAGCCAGGAAGACGAGAGGTTATGCTTTCTTACGTGGGAACTCATGCGGACCACAACAAATATCCAGCCTGCACCCTAGCGTAACCAAGTGCCCTTCGAAGGGAGGGGCTCAAACCCTGGTGTGTGACATCCAGGGGACCCTCCTCAGGTCATCCTCATTCTTTCCTTTCTTCATGTTAGTAGCTTTTGAAGGAGGCAATCCCCTGAGGGCTCTGCTCCTACTCCTTTCCTTTCCCTTCATATGGTTCTTGGGCGACCAGCATGAGCTCAGTTTAAGGATCATGGTGCTCATCACCTTCTGTGGCCTGAGGACAAGGGACATGGACACTGTGGCCAGGGCAGTTTTGCCCAAGTTCTACCTGGAGAACCTCAACCTTCATTCTTATGAGGTGCTGGCCTCCACCGGGAAGAGGGTGGTCATCACCAGCTTGCCCAGGGTCATGGTGGAAGGGTTTCTAAGGGAGTGTCTTGGGGTGAATGATGTTGTGGGGGCTGAGCTGCAGGTGGTTGGGGGCTACTATACTGGTTTCGTTTCTCGGGGAGTTTCCATGGCTGTGAAGCATACTGCAATTAACGAACTCTTTGGTAATTCAAAGCCTGATGTTGGACTCGTGAGTTCATGCAACCCACATGACCACCTCTTGATCTCCCACTGCAAG GAAATATATGTGAGCAGCGGTACAGGCGCAGTGATGCCAAGAGAAAAATACCCAAAGCCCTTGGTATTCCATGATGGCAGACTGGCCTTCCTGCCCACTCCTCTGGCCACTCTGTCCCTCTTCTTATGGCTCCCATTAGGACTAACCCTAGCAATCATCCGGGCCCTTATCGGCATCCTCCTTCCTTACAACGCCGCAATTATTGCCGCGGCCCTCACCGGTCTCCACCTGAGATTCCAAGGCCTGAGCACCATCGAAACCACCACCAACAATAAAAACACTCGCAGCACTGAAGGTAACAAGGGAGTCCTATACGCGTGCAACCACAGGACCCTTCTGGACCCAATCATGGTGAGCACCGCACTCGGCAAGCCGGTCACGGCAGTCACGTACAGCCTGAGCAAAATGTCGGAGCTAATCGCGCCGGTGAAGACGGTGAGGATGACGAGAAACCGGGAGCGAGACGCTGACACCATGCGGCGGCTACTCGATGACGGAGATCTTATTGTGTGCCCCGAGGGCACCACCTGCCGGGAGCCGTACCTACTAAGGTTTAGCTCGCTTTTTGCGGAGGTGGCCGACGACATCGTGCCGGTGGCGGTGGATACCAAGGTGAGCATGTTCCACGGGACCACGGCGACGGGGCTCAAGTGGCTGGACCCGGTGTTCTTCTTGATGAACCCCTGGGCGGAGTACAGGGTGGAGTTCCTGGAGAGGATGCCGTCGGAGCTGACATGCACCGGGGGTTGCAGTGGGTGGGATGTGGCAAACCGGATCCAGAGGCGGCTGGCCGACGCACTGGGGTTCGGGTGCACGACGCTCACCCGGAAGGACAAGTATCTGATGCTGGCCGGGAATGAAGGGGTGGTAAAGCAGTGA